Proteins found in one Amphiura filiformis chromosome 14, Afil_fr2py, whole genome shotgun sequence genomic segment:
- the LOC140169553 gene encoding uncharacterized protein — protein MAGAMRSSRPPKSNITREERRAISELKNDKSLLVLPADEGKATVIMEVSEYEDKLSELLNDERTYEQLSSDPTQKYKKELVSTLSKLKKEDKITRSQYDLLYPMAETIPRIYGTPKIHKPSNKVRPIVDYTGSIGYQTSRALADILAPLVGGTDCRPRLWKRYVDDILEIVKEDQVDNLTSHLNQSDPTERIKFTYEKEHEGTIPFLDTLIVKKTDGSVKLLVYRKVTYTDQYLNFDSHYPIHHKLGVIRTLLDRMDNVVTEDEDKKLEEEKIRQALGRCGYPGWSFKKMKDKMANKHNKPNIKKDSTSNPTKGFVVIPYVEGLADKSNRVFRKHGIATAMKPNTTLHKMLVHPKDKIDPLNTSDCVYEIPCAKLQSLLCW, from the coding sequence ATGGCCGGGGCCATGCGTAGTTCTAGACCGCCCAAATCTAACATCACCAGGGAGGAAAGACGTGCTATCAGTGAGCTCAAAAATGACAAATCATTGCTCGTACTCCCTGCAGACGAAGGCAAAGCCACTGTTATTATGGAAGTGTCTGAATATGAGGACAAATTATCAGAGTTGTTGAATGATGAAAGAACCTATGAACAACTCTCATCCGACCCTACTCAAAAGTACAAGAAAGAGTTAGTGTCTACTTTGAGTAAGCTTAAGAAAGAGGACAAAATCACCAGATCTCAATATGATCTCCTCTATCCCATGGCTGAAACCATACCCAGAATTTATGGTACCCCCAAAATTCATAAACCGAGTAACAAAGTTCGCCCGATTGTCGATTACACCGGCTCTATCGGTTATCAAACATCGCGTGCTTTAGCTGACATCTTAGCTCCTTTGGTAGGCGGTACGGATTGTAGACCTCGACTCTGGAAAAGATATGTCGATGACATATTGGAAATAGTAAAGGAAGATCAGGTTGATAATCTCACCAGTCACCTAAACCAGAGCGATCCCACGGAAAGGATTAAATTTACTTATGAGAAAGAACATGAAGGCACTATACCATTTTTGGACACTCTTATTGTCAAAAAAACAGATGGCTCGGTCAAGTTATTAGTCTACAGAAAGGTCACCTATACTGACCAATACCTAAATTTCGACTCCCACTATCCCATACACCACAAACTGGGTGTAATTCGCACTCTATTAGACAGGATGGACAACGTAGTAACGGAAGACGAGGATAAGAAACTAGAAGAAGAAAAGATCAGGCAGGCGCTCGGGCGCTGTGGCTACCCCGGTTGGTCATTTAagaaaatgaaagacaaaatggCTAACAAACATAACAAGCCTAACATCAAGAAAGACAGTACTAGTAATCCCACTAAGGGTTTTGTGGTGATCCCGTACGTGGAGGGACTCGCTGACAAATCCAATCGGGTCTTCCGGAAGCACGGAATAGCCACTGCCATGAAGCCAAACACTACGTTACACAAAATGCTAGTTCATCCTAAAGACAAAATAGATCCTCTTAACACTTCTGACTGCGTTTATGAAATACCATGCGCTAAACTGCAATCACTCCTATGTTGGTGA